One Roseofilum capinflatum BLCC-M114 DNA segment encodes these proteins:
- a CDS encoding alpha/beta fold hydrolase, which produces MATRHTLSTDQLQLSYLQWHSGQEPVLLLHGLADHALVWSTLATSLGPEFHCIAPDLRGHGESDKPETGYTFHHLIADLEGLMEHLGWESAHIVGHSFSAKFLPLWASQNPKRFRSMTLVDPFFIDQIPRIFEVTFPLLYRVLPFLQGMGPFSSYEAAKAKAKTLKQYRGWSDLQQQVFQESIESKPDGTWGSKFTVAARNQIFKEVMQVAGLTQNLDIPTLLITPDKGLNRTSWQLKPYQTYLHPLKIETVPGNHWAFLVEPEPFNLVLGNFLQTQKFNDHS; this is translated from the coding sequence ATGGCTACCCGTCATACCTTATCCACCGATCAACTGCAACTCTCCTACCTGCAATGGCATTCCGGACAAGAACCCGTTTTGTTATTGCATGGGTTAGCCGATCACGCCCTAGTCTGGTCAACTTTAGCCACCTCTTTAGGGCCAGAATTTCATTGTATTGCCCCCGACTTGCGCGGCCATGGCGAAAGTGATAAACCCGAAACTGGATATACCTTTCATCACCTGATTGCCGATTTAGAAGGCTTAATGGAGCATCTGGGATGGGAAAGTGCCCATATTGTCGGTCATTCCTTTTCCGCCAAATTTCTCCCCCTCTGGGCCAGTCAAAACCCAAAACGCTTTCGGAGTATGACCCTAGTCGATCCCTTTTTTATCGATCAAATTCCCCGGATCTTTGAAGTCACCTTTCCCTTACTCTATCGCGTTCTCCCCTTCCTACAAGGCATGGGGCCATTTAGCAGCTACGAAGCAGCCAAAGCCAAAGCCAAAACCCTCAAACAATACCGGGGATGGAGTGATTTACAACAACAAGTTTTTCAAGAAAGTATAGAGTCTAAACCCGATGGAACCTGGGGAAGTAAATTCACCGTTGCTGCTCGCAACCAGATTTTTAAGGAAGTGATGCAAGTTGCTGGACTAACCCAAAACCTAGACATCCCCACCTTATTGATTACTCCAGACAAAGGACTCAATCGCACAAGCTGGCAATTAAAACCCTACCAAACTTATCTGCATCCTTTAAAGATTGAAACCGTTCCTGGTAACCATTGGGCCTTTTTAGTTGAACCAGAACCGTTTAACCTAGTTTTAGGCAATTTTTTGCAGACTCAGAAATTTAACGATCACTCTTGA